From the Quercus lobata isolate SW786 chromosome 6, ValleyOak3.0 Primary Assembly, whole genome shotgun sequence genome, one window contains:
- the LOC115995247 gene encoding vacuolar-processing enzyme-like isoform X1 translates to MICSGHGAFIVLLALSCLIVPITYASKLPSQVLDFIHGGTIKNAGCNTNLSGKRWAVLVAGSKGYDNYRHQADVCHAYQILKKGGLKDENIIVFMYDDIAFNDNNPRPGVIINEPNGADVYQGVPKDYTEDHVNVKNFYAVILGNKSALTGGSGKVVNSGPNDHIFIYYTDHGGPGVLAMPNGEYIYAKDLNNVLNKKHAAKSYKSMVFYLEACESGSIFEGLLPNNLNIYATTASNASENSYAAYCPEDSKAVEEYDTCLGDLYSISWLEDSDKHDLRQENLQKQYEVVQRRTVAGVSDRSSHVMQYGNIEQSNECLYYYMGTNTANDNYTFVENPSSPSTLRVVNQRDANLLHFWHKYHKAPAGSHEKLKAQKELNDEISLRKHVDYSINHIGELLFGNGNSSKVLETVRPSGQPIVDDWNCFKMLVSTYEKYCGSLSKYGTQHMRAIANMCNAGVTMKQMVAASTQTCFKIPPTY, encoded by the exons ATGATTTGTTCTGGGCATGGTGCATTTATAGTACTTCTTGCACTTTCATGTTTGATTGTGCCTATCACATATGCATCCAAATTACCATCACAAGTACTGGATTTCATTCATGGTGGTACTATAAAAAATGCTGGTTGTAACACCAATCTCAGTGGAAAGAGATGGGCGGTTCTAGTTGCCGGATCAAAAGGTTACGATAATTATAGACATCAG GCTGATGTATGTCATGCATATCAAATATTGAAGAAAGGTGGgttaaaagatgaaaatatcaTCGTGTTCATGTATGATGATATTGCATTCAATGATAACAACCCCAGACCTGGTGTGATTATCAACGAACCAAATGGTGCTGATGTTTATCAAGGAGTGCCCAAG GATTATACAGAAGACCATGTTAATGTAAAAAACTTTTATGCTGTTATTCTTGGAAACAAAAGTGCCCTCACTGGTGGTAGTGGTAAGGTAGTGAATAGCGGACCAAATGaccatattttcatatattatacTGACCATGGAGGTCCTGGGGTTCTGG CGATGCCTAATGGTGAATATATATATGCCAAAGATCTTAACAATGTGTTGAATAAGAAGCATGCAGCAAAATCTTACAAAAGCATG GTATTTTACCTTGAAGCTTGTGAGTCTGGGAGTATTTTTGAGGGACTTCTTCCAAATAATTTGAACATATATGCAACTACAGCATCAAATGCAAGTGAGAATAGTTATGCAGCATATTGTCCAGAGGATTCTAAAGCTGTTGAGGAATATGACACATGTTTGGGAGACTTATATAGTATTTCTTGGTTGGAGGATAG TGACAAACATGATTTGCGCCAGGAAAATTTGCAGAAGCAATATGAAGTG gttcaaaggagaACAGTAGCAGGTGTTTCAGATCGCAGTTCACATGTAATGCAATATGGAAACATAGAACAAAGTAATGAATGCCTCTACTATTACATGGGTACAAATACTGCCAATGATAACTATACTTTTGTTGAAAATCCCTCTTCACCATCAACTCTGAGGGTTGTTAACCAACGTGATGCGAATCTCCTTCATTTCTGGCACAAG tacCATAAAGCCCCTGCAGGCTCTCATGAAAAGCTTAAAGCTCAAAAGGAACTAAATGATGAGATTTCTTTAAGGAAGCATGTGGACTACAGTATAAATCATATTGGAGAGCTTTTGTTTGGAAATGGTAATAGCTCAAAAGTGTTGGAGACTGTTCGGCCAAGTGGGCAACCTATTGTGGACGATTGGAATTGTTTTAAGATGCTT GTAAGTACATATGAGAAATATTGTGGATCATTATCAAAATATGGAACGCAACACATGCGAGCAATTGCTAATATGTGCAATGCTGGGGTTACCATGAAGCAAATGGTTGCAGCATCAACTCAAACTTGTTTTAAGATACCCCCTACTTATTAG
- the LOC115995247 gene encoding vacuolar-processing enzyme-like isoform X2, with translation MICSGHGAFIVLLALSCLIVPITYASKLPSQVLDFIHGGTIKNAGCNTNLSGKRWAVLVAGSKGYDNYRHQADVCHAYQILKKGGLKDENIIVFMYDDIAFNDNNPRPGVIINEPNGADVYQGVPKDYTEDHVNVKNFYAVILGNKSALTGGSGKVFYLEACESGSIFEGLLPNNLNIYATTASNASENSYAAYCPEDSKAVEEYDTCLGDLYSISWLEDSDKHDLRQENLQKQYEVVQRRTVAGVSDRSSHVMQYGNIEQSNECLYYYMGTNTANDNYTFVENPSSPSTLRVVNQRDANLLHFWHKYHKAPAGSHEKLKAQKELNDEISLRKHVDYSINHIGELLFGNGNSSKVLETVRPSGQPIVDDWNCFKMLVSTYEKYCGSLSKYGTQHMRAIANMCNAGVTMKQMVAASTQTCFKIPPTY, from the exons ATGATTTGTTCTGGGCATGGTGCATTTATAGTACTTCTTGCACTTTCATGTTTGATTGTGCCTATCACATATGCATCCAAATTACCATCACAAGTACTGGATTTCATTCATGGTGGTACTATAAAAAATGCTGGTTGTAACACCAATCTCAGTGGAAAGAGATGGGCGGTTCTAGTTGCCGGATCAAAAGGTTACGATAATTATAGACATCAG GCTGATGTATGTCATGCATATCAAATATTGAAGAAAGGTGGgttaaaagatgaaaatatcaTCGTGTTCATGTATGATGATATTGCATTCAATGATAACAACCCCAGACCTGGTGTGATTATCAACGAACCAAATGGTGCTGATGTTTATCAAGGAGTGCCCAAG GATTATACAGAAGACCATGTTAATGTAAAAAACTTTTATGCTGTTATTCTTGGAAACAAAAGTGCCCTCACTGGTGGTAGTGGTAAG GTATTTTACCTTGAAGCTTGTGAGTCTGGGAGTATTTTTGAGGGACTTCTTCCAAATAATTTGAACATATATGCAACTACAGCATCAAATGCAAGTGAGAATAGTTATGCAGCATATTGTCCAGAGGATTCTAAAGCTGTTGAGGAATATGACACATGTTTGGGAGACTTATATAGTATTTCTTGGTTGGAGGATAG TGACAAACATGATTTGCGCCAGGAAAATTTGCAGAAGCAATATGAAGTG gttcaaaggagaACAGTAGCAGGTGTTTCAGATCGCAGTTCACATGTAATGCAATATGGAAACATAGAACAAAGTAATGAATGCCTCTACTATTACATGGGTACAAATACTGCCAATGATAACTATACTTTTGTTGAAAATCCCTCTTCACCATCAACTCTGAGGGTTGTTAACCAACGTGATGCGAATCTCCTTCATTTCTGGCACAAG tacCATAAAGCCCCTGCAGGCTCTCATGAAAAGCTTAAAGCTCAAAAGGAACTAAATGATGAGATTTCTTTAAGGAAGCATGTGGACTACAGTATAAATCATATTGGAGAGCTTTTGTTTGGAAATGGTAATAGCTCAAAAGTGTTGGAGACTGTTCGGCCAAGTGGGCAACCTATTGTGGACGATTGGAATTGTTTTAAGATGCTT GTAAGTACATATGAGAAATATTGTGGATCATTATCAAAATATGGAACGCAACACATGCGAGCAATTGCTAATATGTGCAATGCTGGGGTTACCATGAAGCAAATGGTTGCAGCATCAACTCAAACTTGTTTTAAGATACCCCCTACTTATTAG
- the LOC115995249 gene encoding uncharacterized protein LOC115995249 isoform X1, translating to MAKNGGEASGRTSSGFPQVVLNERILNSMSRRSIAAHPWHDLEIGPGAPSVFNRVVEIGKGSKVKYELEKTSGLIKLYSIYLYVLLLVIVVPFALEDITCFLWHKLKDTKRINSWRRRRFQDIELEYSSSDDSEFSDNYHHLNVSRKQKSVKERRKDRLRRSLYPSSRHSGHNHNHHHHVRLKTGEVSVHVRGRSQRLSTSRHLQLNKVRNARKDVGIFKRRRFR from the exons ATGGCTAAGAACGGTGGAGAAGCGAGTGGGAGAACTTCATCGGGGTTCCCACAGGTGGTTCTCAATGAGAGGATCCTTAATTCAATGTCCCGAAGATCTATAGCTGCTCATCCTTGGCATGACTTGGAGATTG GACCAGGTGCTCCATCAGTTTTCAACCGT GTTGTTGAAATTGGAAAAGGCAGCAAGGTTAAGTACGAGCTTGAAAAGACAAGTGGCCTTATAAa gTTATACTCAATTTACTTGTATGTTCTGCTACTAGTCATCGTCGTACCATTTGCTTTAGAAGACATTACCTGTTTCTTGTGGCACAAGTTAAAGGATACCAAGAGGATAAACAGCTGGCGCAGGCGCCGTTTTCAAGATATTGAATTAGAGTACAGTTCAAGTGATGACAGTGAATTTTCAGATAACTATCATCATCTAAATGTCAGTAGAAAGCAAAAGTCTgtcaaagagagaagaaaagatcGACTTCGGAGATCTCTCTACCCTTCAAGTAGGCATAGTGGACACAATCACAATCACCATCATCATGTAAGGTTGAAGACTGGGGAAGTATCAGTTCATGTTAGGGGTAGGTCTCAAAGATTAAGTACCTCAAGACACCTTCAATTGAATAAGGTAAGAAATGCTCGAAAAGATGTTGGGATTTTCAAGAGGAGACGGTTTAGATGA
- the LOC115995249 gene encoding soluble inorganic pyrophosphatase-like isoform X2: MAKNGGEASGRTSSGFPQVVLNERILNSMSRRSIAAHPWHDLEIGPGAPSVFNRVVEIGKGSKVKYELEKTSGLINHRRTICFRRHYLFLVAQVKGYQEDKQLAQAPFSRY, from the exons ATGGCTAAGAACGGTGGAGAAGCGAGTGGGAGAACTTCATCGGGGTTCCCACAGGTGGTTCTCAATGAGAGGATCCTTAATTCAATGTCCCGAAGATCTATAGCTGCTCATCCTTGGCATGACTTGGAGATTG GACCAGGTGCTCCATCAGTTTTCAACCGT GTTGTTGAAATTGGAAAAGGCAGCAAGGTTAAGTACGAGCTTGAAAAGACAAGTGGCCTTATAAa TCATCGTCGTACCATTTGCTTTAGAAGACATTACCTGTTTCTTGTGGCACAAGTTAAAGGATACCAAGAGGATAAACAGCTGGCGCAGGCGCCGTTTTCAAGATATTGA